Proteins encoded together in one Apis cerana isolate GH-2021 linkage group LG4, AcerK_1.0, whole genome shotgun sequence window:
- the LOC107994635 gene encoding esterase FE4, which produces MWLSKFLLYGFAVVWVCAEQDVQLKIPQGVLKGLKTETVFHNKPYYSFKGIPYAKPNVGSDKFQISEPAEPWEDVYDATVHRSACPFYCIIKKEIIGEEDCLYLNVYTPVLDKEARKAVMVWIYPGGWNGGMGDDILFGPDFLVEKDVVLVTFNFRHGALGFLNTEDKSAPGNAGMKDQVLALKWVKDNIHYFGGCPNRVTIFGDSSGGASVQYHMLSPMSEGLFKSVIQQSGTVLNPWAITYNPREQAFMLGEALGIKTTDSEELVKKLSEFHVKDIIAASGEIMKKQNILSGHMNAFVPSIEVDLGQDVFLPTDPWTLLKSGRIEDVPVMSGITADECAFMAQNLIDKIEVLNTEPEQFLPDDLNYTDSNTKKESGQCLKKFYFGEKQVSKDNLNEYIRMLSDIFFDAGELLSLDIMKNRISSPIYEYLFSYEAPTGFMKSLFGVSDGVAHSDDVGYLFYSNIFKNLPEPDSSAEKMINIMTKMWTNFAKDGNPTSVLDEDVTVNWEPMGSDNNYLNINEEPKLERNLMSDKFDYWKEKYKNAMP; this is translated from the exons ATGTGGCTGTCCAAGTTCCTGCTTTATGGATTTGCGGTTGTTTGGGTTTGTGCCGAGCAGGACGTACAATTGAAGATTCCTCAGGGTGTGCTGAAAGGTTTGAAGACCGAAACAGTTTTTCACAACAAGCCGTATTACAGTTTTAAGGGTATCCCCTATGCGAAACCGAATGTCGGTTCGGACAAATTTCAG ataTCAGAACCAGCTGAACCATGGGAAGACGTGTACGATGCAACCGTGCATCGTTCTGCTTGCCCATTCTATTGCATAatcaaaaaggaaataatcggTGAAGAGGATTGTCTCTATCTGAATGTTTATACTCCAGTTCTGGACAAAGAAGCGCGTAAAGCTGTTATGGTATGGATTTATCCGGGTGGTTGGAACGGTGGCATGGGGGACGATATCCTGTTTGGTCCAGATTTCTTGGTGGAGAAGGACGTGGTGCTTGTTACATTTAACTTCAGACACGGGGCACTTG GATTTTTGAACACCGAAGATAAAAGCGCTCCCGGAAATGCTGGTATGAAGGATCAAGTGTTGGCGTTGAAATGGGTGAAGGATAATATACATTACTTTGGCGGTTGCCCTAACAGAGTAACTATTTTCGGTGATAGTTCAGGTGGTGCTTCTGTTCAGTATCACATGTTATCTCCCATGTCTGAAG gTTTGTTCAAGTCTGTCATACAGCAAAGTGGGACAGTGCTCAATCCATGGGCGATAACTTATAATCCAAGAGAACAAGCCTTTATGTTGGGTGAAGCTTTGGGGATAAAAACGACAGATTCTGAGGAATTGGTCAAAAAATTGAGCGAATTCCACGTTAAAGACATCATTGCAGCAAGTGgcgaaataatgaagaaacag aacatATTATCTGGGCATATGAATGCTTTCGTTCCATCCATTGAAGTCGATCTGGGACAAGACGTATTCCTCCCGACTGATCCTTGGACCCTATTAAAATCTGGAAGAATCGAAGATGTGCCTGTGATGTCTGGAATTACAGCCGATGAATGTGCATTTATGGCACAAA ATTTGATAGATAAAATCGAAGTATTAAACACGGAACCAGAGCAATTTTTACCAGACGATTTGAATTACACCGATTCGAATACGAAGAAGGAAAGTGGacaatgtttgaaaaaattctattttggaGAGAAGCAAGTGTCGAAAGATAATTTGAACGAATATATCAGG ATGTTGAGCGATATTTTCTTCGATGCTGGAGAGCTATTATCGCTTGATATTATGAAGAATCGAATTTCATCTCCTATTTATGAATATCTCTTCTCTTATGAAGCGCCAACTGGTTTTATGAAAAGTTTATTCGGTGTTAGCGATG GAGTTGCACATTCCGATGATGTgggttatttattttattccaacattttcaagaatttaccCGAACCAGATTCCTCAGCAGAGaagatgataaatattatgaccAAAATGTGGACAAATTTTGCAAAGGATGG aaatccAACATCGGTATTAGATGAAGACGTGACAGTGAATTGGGAACCAATGGGaagtgataataattatcttaacaTCAACGAAGAACCAAAGCTAGAGAGAAATCTAATGAGtgataaattcgattattggaaagagaaatataaaaatgccaTGCCATGA